In one window of Fictibacillus phosphorivorans DNA:
- a CDS encoding PAS domain S-box protein, translated as METSDGQVLRDSLFINQMKTYANQFEHSETPFLIQKNRTWVYVNPAARKILEAEEDIIGQPIWNNLPNDLHSLVEERIKTCDMGIAPKPSEQTWITQKGNLVRLEVIGFPLLFSSHATQIIIRNLTQQHLEKKETLDHLKLITENMIDIIGIVSREGIFTYLTPSYFLVTGYTEVEAIGTTPFNLVHPEDRDRVIREFTRMILEHVPVTIEYRYLKKDGVYIWLESKGTPINHKNNQSAIVASRDITKRKQAEAALRKNEFKHRIILDHSNDLICSVDTDGTYLYASLSYKSILGIEPNLLIGTNALNCVHMEDHESVGEYIKSVAALENPLPLIYRKMHASGHPVLLEGKGMPMVSDEGEIEGIVFISRDITEKKKADEYIRNSEKLAVLGELAAGVAHEIRNPLTSIKGLFSLMKNSEIDQSKLFLYNDVICDELNRIESIVNEFMALAKPDATQYRKKVNIIQLLQDTVMLLTSEANLYNVEIRLLFKEKDLFVSCEKNQIKQVFVNVIKNAIEAMNNGGILTIAIEETADQKVKLIFVDNGIGIEEERLKSIGVPFFTNKEKGIGLGLTVSNKIITEHKGDLKVESYPGKGTTVSITLQKTE; from the coding sequence ATGGAAACTTCAGATGGTCAAGTATTAAGAGACAGCCTTTTCATTAACCAAATGAAAACATATGCCAATCAATTTGAACATTCTGAAACACCTTTTCTTATCCAGAAAAATCGAACGTGGGTTTACGTAAATCCTGCAGCTAGAAAAATTTTAGAAGCGGAAGAAGATATAATTGGTCAGCCCATATGGAACAACCTGCCTAACGATTTACATTCCTTAGTAGAAGAAAGAATTAAAACATGCGACATGGGAATTGCTCCTAAGCCTAGTGAACAAACTTGGATCACTCAAAAGGGTAACCTTGTTCGATTAGAGGTAATTGGATTTCCCCTATTATTCTCATCACACGCCACACAAATCATTATTCGTAATTTAACTCAGCAGCACCTTGAAAAGAAAGAGACCCTTGATCATTTAAAGCTTATTACAGAAAATATGATAGATATCATAGGTATTGTTAGTCGTGAAGGAATCTTTACCTATTTAACACCATCCTATTTTTTAGTAACGGGATATACAGAAGTTGAAGCAATTGGAACCACGCCCTTTAATCTTGTTCATCCTGAAGATCGAGACAGAGTCATACGTGAATTTACTCGTATGATTTTAGAACATGTACCTGTTACGATTGAATACAGATATCTAAAAAAAGATGGCGTTTATATTTGGTTGGAGTCGAAAGGGACGCCTATCAATCATAAAAATAACCAATCTGCTATAGTAGCGTCTCGAGACATTACGAAAAGAAAACAAGCAGAAGCTGCGTTACGAAAGAATGAGTTTAAGCATCGCATCATTCTTGATCACAGCAATGATTTGATCTGTTCAGTCGATACTGATGGAACGTATTTATACGCTTCACTTTCTTATAAGAGTATTCTAGGGATCGAGCCCAATTTATTGATTGGCACAAATGCCTTAAACTGCGTTCACATGGAGGATCATGAGAGTGTAGGAGAATATATAAAATCAGTCGCTGCGCTGGAAAATCCTCTTCCTCTCATATATCGTAAGATGCATGCTTCAGGTCACCCCGTCTTATTAGAAGGTAAAGGAATGCCTATGGTGTCTGATGAAGGAGAGATCGAGGGTATCGTTTTTATCTCTCGCGATATTACAGAAAAGAAAAAAGCAGATGAATATATACGAAATAGTGAGAAGCTTGCCGTGTTAGGCGAACTAGCCGCAGGTGTTGCTCATGAGATCAGAAATCCACTCACATCCATCAAAGGTCTGTTTTCTTTAATGAAAAATAGCGAGATCGATCAAAGTAAACTCTTTTTATACAATGATGTGATCTGTGATGAACTGAATCGGATCGAATCGATCGTTAATGAGTTCATGGCGTTAGCGAAACCAGATGCAACACAATACAGGAAGAAAGTAAACATCATTCAGCTTCTTCAAGACACTGTAATGTTATTAACGTCTGAAGCTAATCTGTATAATGTTGAGATTCGTTTATTATTTAAAGAAAAAGATCTTTTTGTCTCATGTGAAAAGAATCAGATTAAGCAAGTATTTGTCAATGTCATAAAAAATGCGATTGAAGCTATGAATAATGGTGGAATCCTCACGATAGCGATTGAAGAAACAGCAGATCAAAAAGTAAAGCTGATCTTTGTAGATAATGGAATTGGAATCGAAGAAGAGCGATTAAAGAGCATTGGCGTTCCATTCTTCACCAATAAGGAAAAAGGAATAGGCCTCGGTCTTACAGTTAGTAATAAAATTATTACAGAGCATAAGGGAGATTTGAAAGTAGAAAGTTATCCTGGAAAAGGAACAACCGTTTCAATCACTTTACAAAAAACAGAATAG
- a CDS encoding DNA-3-methyladenine glycosylase family protein, with the protein MSSTELNGIIKIAVPQEFSFRECLAFLKRSPLEILHHIDENNVYKVIAVNDELILMKISYQDQELIIEFPDQVPSNKRTIVEFVENWLDLNQDLSLFYRAVSNDSLLNPLVEQYYGLRMIGIPDLFEALTWAIMGQQITLNFAYTLKKRIVTSFGEQLLIQDKQYWAYPSPEIIADLQIEDLRKLQFTTRKAEYVIGVAREIVEGRLSKDILRHAENPAQQLISLRGIGPWTADYVLMKCLLKTDAFPVADVGLQNAVMKQLQWKQKPTINELRILAKNWSGWEAYATFYLWRSLYE; encoded by the coding sequence ATGAGCAGTACCGAATTAAATGGGATTATAAAAATAGCCGTACCACAGGAATTTTCCTTTAGAGAGTGTTTGGCTTTTCTTAAGAGATCACCACTAGAAATTCTTCATCATATAGATGAGAACAATGTTTACAAGGTTATCGCGGTGAATGATGAACTGATCTTAATGAAGATCAGTTACCAAGATCAAGAGCTCATCATAGAATTTCCTGATCAAGTGCCTTCCAACAAACGAACAATCGTTGAATTTGTTGAGAATTGGCTTGATCTGAATCAAGATCTTTCACTATTTTATCGCGCTGTTTCAAATGATAGCTTACTAAATCCGCTCGTAGAACAATACTATGGACTGCGGATGATTGGTATTCCTGATCTATTTGAAGCGTTGACTTGGGCGATCATGGGACAGCAGATTACTTTAAACTTTGCCTATACATTGAAGAAACGGATAGTTACGAGTTTTGGGGAACAGCTATTGATACAAGACAAGCAATACTGGGCGTACCCTTCTCCTGAGATCATCGCAGATCTTCAGATTGAAGATTTAAGGAAACTACAATTTACAACGCGAAAAGCGGAATATGTGATAGGTGTGGCAAGAGAAATAGTCGAGGGTCGGCTTTCAAAAGATATCTTAAGACATGCTGAAAATCCTGCTCAACAACTTATTTCACTTAGAGGAATTGGACCGTGGACAGCAGATTATGTGTTGATGAAATGTTTACTAAAGACAGATGCTTTCCCAGTTGCTGACGTAGGGCTTCAGAATGCTGTCATGAAACAGTTGCAATGGAAGCAAAAGCCGACAATAAATGAATTAAGAATATTAGCGAAAAACTGGAGTGGTTGGGAAGCATATGCCACCTTTTATTTGTGGAGGTCATTGTATGAATAA
- a CDS encoding alpha/beta fold hydrolase, giving the protein MVDLISVNNHKIEVFQKGDKGKPVVILPGMGVSFDSWHEVCHRISTTNRVIMIHRPGIGNSEIGYEERHIYQFTNELNELFRKLKIDEKIILVGHSYGGLCVQHFVKRFPEKVCGVVLVDASSVDSYKLDELELSFLEGQTNELLIKEWLKKADQDAEALKDELKPELTDRQKKLPHDAQQRLLEFGVKPEFYRALASELKCWDEDAKSIKKLGTFRNLPLTVIARDPSYQMEIAKAQNIPLWEMEKFESVWRDLILDQLNLSTQSEFIEAKGAGHSVHIDAPDVISLAINKMNNLLQPSK; this is encoded by the coding sequence GTGGTTGATTTAATTTCCGTTAATAATCATAAAATAGAAGTGTTCCAAAAGGGTGATAAAGGCAAACCTGTCGTAATTCTACCTGGCATGGGCGTTTCCTTTGATAGCTGGCATGAAGTCTGTCATAGAATAAGTACAACGAACAGAGTAATTATGATTCATCGTCCAGGTATCGGTAATAGTGAGATCGGATATGAAGAACGCCATATCTATCAATTTACAAATGAACTAAACGAACTGTTTCGTAAACTAAAGATCGATGAAAAAATAATCTTAGTTGGCCATTCGTATGGCGGACTGTGTGTTCAGCATTTTGTAAAGAGATTTCCAGAGAAAGTATGCGGCGTGGTGTTAGTTGATGCATCCTCTGTCGATTCTTATAAACTTGATGAGCTTGAATTGTCTTTCTTAGAAGGGCAGACAAACGAGTTATTGATCAAAGAATGGCTAAAAAAAGCAGATCAAGATGCTGAAGCACTTAAGGATGAGTTAAAGCCAGAGTTGACGGATCGACAAAAAAAGTTACCACACGATGCACAACAAAGACTGCTTGAATTTGGTGTGAAACCGGAGTTTTATAGAGCGTTGGCTTCTGAGTTAAAGTGCTGGGATGAAGATGCCAAATCTATAAAGAAATTAGGGACTTTTCGCAATCTGCCACTTACCGTAATCGCTCGTGATCCTTCGTATCAAATGGAGATAGCGAAAGCTCAGAACATTCCACTATGGGAGATGGAAAAGTTTGAATCTGTTTGGCGAGATTTGATTTTAGATCAACTGAATCTATCTACTCAGAGTGAATTCATAGAAGCTAAAGGTGCTGGCCACTCTGTCCATATAGATGCGCCGGATGTAATCTCACTCGCAATAAACAAAATGAACAATCTTCTTCAACCTTCCAAATAA
- a CDS encoding DNA topoisomerase III — MKQLILAEKPSVARDLARVLGCKQQNKSYIEGPKHIVTWALGHLVELKMPEDYDKQYKQWRLEDLPIIPNHMGLKVIRQVSHQFRAIEHLSKRKDISELVIATDAGREGELVARWIMEKVRWQKTVKRLWISSQTDKAIRDGFNQLKPAKQYDNLYQSAVCRSEADWLIGLNVTRALTTKYNDPLSAGRVQTPTLAMILDREQEINAFQPKDFWTIDATIGMLKASWEHNGEKRLFNEKKATDIVAKVKGQQATVASLQKKEKTEAHPMPYDLTELQRDANRRFGFSAKKTSSVLQKLYEQYKLVTYPRTDSRYLTKDMENTMYDRLQGMSSGYREEVQPLLKNKGSVVAKKVFNDSKVTDHHAIIPTDEYLQLGDLDNDERKLYDMIARRFLALFYPAYRSETLTATLNVAGETFIARETLVLDPGFKVLSGKEEESPRALANLKEGQSLSVKEVNAEKKLTEPPSRFTEADLLSRMEKYSLGTPATRADIIERLLGSEVLDRKNNKLHPTPKGKQLIELVNDELKSPELTAKWEQELEAIARGNGNPKEFLANIRKQTKQLVMEIKTSSQEYRAHNLTGSKCPECGKLLKEVKGRDGKVLVCSDRECSYRRRKDPKLSNRRCPQCHKKMELHNGKAGTYFQCKPCNVVEKAEDKKKKVTKREERQLLKKYSANNKEDEGFGNSLADALKAAMKDKK; from the coding sequence ATGAAACAATTAATCCTTGCTGAGAAGCCTAGCGTGGCACGCGATCTTGCCCGTGTTCTAGGCTGTAAGCAACAGAATAAAAGTTATATTGAAGGACCGAAGCACATCGTTACTTGGGCACTCGGTCACTTAGTTGAGTTAAAGATGCCTGAAGACTATGACAAGCAATATAAACAATGGCGTTTAGAGGACCTTCCGATTATTCCAAACCATATGGGACTAAAAGTAATCCGACAAGTTAGTCACCAGTTTCGTGCGATCGAACACCTTTCTAAACGCAAAGACATCAGTGAGCTTGTCATTGCAACAGATGCTGGACGTGAAGGTGAACTTGTTGCTCGCTGGATCATGGAGAAAGTAAGATGGCAAAAAACAGTCAAACGTTTGTGGATTTCTTCCCAAACAGACAAAGCGATTCGAGATGGATTCAATCAACTCAAACCTGCTAAGCAGTATGACAATCTATATCAATCTGCCGTTTGCCGTTCTGAGGCAGACTGGTTGATCGGACTGAACGTTACAAGAGCGTTAACAACAAAGTACAACGATCCGCTATCTGCTGGTCGCGTTCAGACGCCAACACTTGCAATGATCCTGGATCGCGAGCAAGAGATTAACGCTTTTCAACCGAAAGATTTTTGGACAATTGATGCGACGATTGGCATGTTGAAAGCATCATGGGAACATAACGGTGAGAAGCGTCTGTTTAATGAGAAAAAAGCGACAGATATCGTCGCAAAAGTAAAAGGGCAACAGGCAACAGTAGCTTCACTCCAAAAGAAAGAAAAAACAGAGGCGCATCCGATGCCTTACGATCTTACTGAACTTCAGCGTGATGCAAACCGTCGTTTTGGGTTTTCTGCTAAAAAAACATCATCTGTTCTTCAGAAGCTTTATGAGCAATATAAGCTCGTCACGTATCCAAGAACAGATTCCCGCTACTTAACTAAAGATATGGAAAATACGATGTATGATCGACTTCAAGGTATGTCATCTGGATATCGTGAAGAAGTGCAGCCTCTGCTTAAGAACAAAGGAAGCGTAGTAGCTAAAAAAGTGTTTAATGACTCAAAAGTAACGGATCATCATGCAATCATTCCAACTGATGAATACCTACAATTAGGAGATCTCGATAACGATGAACGCAAATTATATGATATGATCGCGCGCCGTTTCTTGGCTCTATTTTACCCTGCGTATCGATCGGAAACGTTGACCGCTACATTAAACGTTGCGGGTGAAACATTTATAGCACGTGAAACGCTAGTGCTTGATCCAGGATTTAAAGTGCTGTCTGGTAAGGAAGAAGAAAGCCCGCGTGCCCTTGCCAATCTAAAAGAAGGGCAATCGTTATCTGTAAAAGAGGTAAACGCGGAGAAGAAATTAACAGAACCTCCTTCCCGTTTTACAGAGGCAGATCTATTATCTCGTATGGAAAAGTATAGTTTAGGAACTCCTGCAACTCGTGCTGATATTATCGAAAGACTGCTAGGTTCTGAAGTTCTTGACCGAAAAAATAACAAGCTTCACCCTACGCCGAAAGGAAAGCAGTTGATCGAGCTTGTGAACGATGAGTTGAAGTCACCTGAACTCACGGCTAAATGGGAGCAAGAACTTGAAGCGATCGCACGGGGTAATGGAAATCCGAAAGAGTTTCTAGCAAATATCCGAAAACAGACGAAGCAGCTTGTAATGGAAATCAAGACGAGCTCTCAAGAATATCGCGCTCACAATCTTACTGGTTCCAAGTGTCCAGAGTGCGGAAAACTTTTAAAAGAAGTAAAAGGTCGTGACGGAAAAGTGCTTGTCTGCTCTGATCGTGAATGTTCCTATCGCCGCCGTAAAGACCCTAAGCTATCGAACCGCCGCTGTCCGCAGTGTCATAAAAAGATGGAGCTTCACAACGGAAAAGCAGGCACTTATTTTCAGTGTAAACCATGTAACGTTGTGGAAAAAGCTGAGGATAAGAAAAAGAAAGTGACGAAGCGTGAAGAACGCCAGCTGCTCAAAAAATACAGCGCAAACAACAAAGAGGATGAAGGCTTTGGTAATAGTTTGGCTGATGCATTAAAAGCAGCGATGAAAGATAAAAAATAA
- a CDS encoding Ada metal-binding domain-containing protein, which translates to MWDKIMECNRSYDGLFYTAVKTTKIYCRPSCRSRKPKKQNVVFYDSISQCEEAGYRACKRCQPEIEHCPQINLIRRATSYLVNNHQKRILLQDVAKHSGVSPFYLERLFKEEMNVTPREFVENIRMDKATYLLRNTSKTCLEICFEAGFRSASNFYKTFRTYKDCSPSDYRKLEKAKGNES; encoded by the coding sequence ATGTGGGATAAGATCATGGAATGTAACAGGTCGTATGATGGACTATTTTACACTGCTGTAAAAACAACAAAGATTTATTGCCGTCCATCTTGTCGTTCACGAAAACCTAAAAAACAAAACGTAGTGTTTTACGACTCCATTTCTCAATGTGAAGAAGCGGGCTATCGAGCATGTAAAAGATGTCAGCCGGAGATCGAACATTGTCCACAAATTAATCTGATACGAAGAGCAACTAGTTATTTAGTAAACAACCATCAAAAAAGAATTCTTCTTCAAGATGTAGCGAAGCACTCTGGAGTAAGCCCATTCTATCTGGAACGATTGTTTAAAGAAGAGATGAATGTTACGCCTCGAGAATTTGTGGAGAATATTCGTATGGATAAAGCGACTTATCTGTTGAGGAATACTTCAAAAACATGCCTAGAGATTTGCTTTGAAGCAGGATTTCGGAGTGCATCTAACTTTTATAAAACGTTTCGCACGTATAAAGATTGTTCGCCAAGTGACTACCGAAAATTAGAGAAAGCCAAAGGAAACGAATCATGA
- a CDS encoding metallophosphoesterase family protein, which translates to MTNSFDEQHPDQKSKITRRTFIERTTKVAGLSLGLTFINPMTSLDVLADRGKKMSRKKPILVFPVVSDVHMNETSDQTFNKFKETLKQLNQLVPKQDAFAVVGDLTDNGLVPEYEKFKTAYEANKQSKAVSLIAIGNHDYWNGLPEADAQKRFLEVTKMPAIYYHKIIKGYHFIVLGTEDGVTEGTFSVKQIKWMSEKLKQAHTDDPKKPIFVFHHQPIKDTMYGSEWGFTANRDLFYDTLKKYPQVITFSGHTHYPLDDPRIIHQKDFTTIGTSTGAYLWLDAGRIQGEVPEGADILNQALIVEVYENQVIIKRRDIHNNDWTGEPFEISVPANKNSFKYTDARKDKKRPFFTNDAMLSIANDMTTATSLSIMFTQAKDNLLVHDYKVIVTNLETKEVAKEYLGFSEFYKDPVPNPVILNLEGLAPSTTYDIEVFALDAYSNISTNSITAIGRTKKGEPIKITLSKDKVSSIEETLDVVVEGVRAPKSDWVGLYEVNENPGEVESIWWQYTEVSGGTCKFTFNPKNNVNAARYKQGSTYKMVYFYGSGYETVASATFKVE; encoded by the coding sequence ATGACGAATTCCTTTGATGAACAGCACCCAGACCAAAAATCTAAGATTACGCGTAGAACGTTTATTGAACGCACAACAAAGGTAGCAGGACTTTCCCTAGGGTTAACTTTTATAAATCCAATGACCTCACTAGACGTGCTAGCTGATCGTGGTAAAAAAATGAGTCGCAAAAAGCCAATACTTGTTTTTCCAGTTGTCAGTGATGTACATATGAATGAAACGTCCGATCAAACCTTCAATAAATTTAAAGAGACTCTCAAACAATTAAATCAACTCGTTCCTAAGCAAGATGCATTTGCTGTTGTAGGCGACTTAACAGACAATGGTCTAGTACCGGAATATGAGAAGTTCAAAACGGCTTATGAAGCAAATAAACAATCAAAAGCTGTTTCGCTGATCGCGATCGGAAACCATGATTATTGGAACGGTTTACCAGAGGCTGATGCACAAAAACGTTTTTTAGAAGTGACTAAAATGCCGGCAATCTACTATCACAAGATTATCAAAGGGTATCATTTTATTGTGCTTGGGACTGAGGACGGGGTGACAGAGGGTACGTTCTCTGTTAAACAAATCAAATGGATGTCTGAAAAGTTAAAGCAAGCACATACCGATGATCCGAAGAAACCCATCTTTGTTTTCCATCACCAGCCGATAAAAGATACCATGTACGGAAGCGAGTGGGGCTTTACGGCAAACAGAGATTTATTTTATGATACGTTGAAAAAATATCCGCAAGTCATTACATTCTCAGGCCACACACACTATCCATTAGATGATCCTAGAATTATTCACCAAAAAGATTTTACAACGATCGGTACTTCAACTGGCGCGTATCTGTGGCTGGACGCTGGTCGTATTCAAGGAGAAGTTCCTGAAGGAGCAGATATTCTAAACCAAGCTTTAATCGTTGAAGTGTATGAGAATCAAGTGATAATAAAACGCCGTGATATCCATAATAATGATTGGACAGGTGAACCGTTTGAAATTAGTGTTCCTGCCAATAAGAATAGTTTTAAATATACGGATGCTAGAAAAGATAAAAAACGACCATTTTTTACGAACGATGCAATGCTTTCTATTGCGAACGACATGACGACAGCTACTAGTCTTTCAATTATGTTTACACAAGCAAAAGACAATCTACTCGTTCATGATTATAAAGTAATCGTTACCAACTTAGAGACTAAAGAAGTGGCGAAAGAATATTTAGGCTTTTCCGAGTTCTATAAAGATCCAGTCCCTAATCCTGTAATTCTTAATCTTGAAGGATTAGCACCATCTACAACTTATGATATAGAGGTGTTTGCACTCGATGCATATAGCAATATCAGTACAAATTCAATCACGGCCATAGGTAGAACAAAGAAAGGTGAGCCAATAAAAATCACATTATCAAAAGACAAAGTAAGCAGTATAGAGGAGACATTAGATGTGGTTGTGGAAGGAGTTAGAGCTCCTAAGAGTGACTGGGTGGGTTTGTATGAAGTAAACGAAAATCCAGGTGAGGTGGAATCGATTTGGTGGCAGTACACCGAGGTTAGTGGTGGAACATGCAAATTTACGTTTAATCCGAAAAATAATGTAAATGCAGCACGATACAAACAAGGATCTACGTATAAAATGGTTTACTTCTATGGAAGCGGTTATGAGACAGTAGCTTCTGCGACATTTAAGGTTGAGTAG
- a CDS encoding alkaline phosphatase D family protein, whose translation MDERPMDEWIKKLTEDSLKKNKLDRRAFLAGAGKIAGISLGLTIAQSLGSYEVNAAPTFRNYPFTLGVASGDPLADSVVLWTRLAPDPLNGGGMSNQAVPVKWEIAEDDRFKKVVQKGTELARPNLAHSVHVEVDGLKPNHIYYYRFKSGYEYSPVGRTKTLPRKGANVKSMTFAFASCQQYEHGFFTAYQHMSEEDLDFVVHLGDYIYEYGPNEYVSPSGNVRTHSGPEIMTLEDYRNRHAQYRSDGNLKAAHAAFPWVVTWDDHEVENNYANMIPEKGQSVEAFVKRRAAGYQAYYEHMPLRRSSLPHGADMLLYRDFTYGNLAMFNVMDTRQYRDDQANGDGSKPPTPESQDPNRTLTGTEQESWLLRNLGNSKAHWNVLAQQVFFAQRNYGTADAPRLSMDAWDGYTASRERITNFIQSKNLNNVVVLTGDVHASWACDLKVDYNDSSSNVIGAEFVGTSITSGGNGADKRSDTDKILGLNPHIKFFNDYRGYVRCTVTPEEWRADYRVVPFVTSPGAAISTRASFVYQKDQNGIQQVGAAAVAEGVKVSREVEEDRNRAHGIAHEKQMKKSGVKAGQ comes from the coding sequence ATGGATGAAAGACCGATGGATGAATGGATTAAGAAACTCACGGAAGACAGCTTAAAAAAAAACAAATTGGATCGCAGAGCGTTTCTTGCAGGTGCCGGAAAGATTGCAGGAATTTCACTGGGGCTCACAATTGCTCAATCGTTAGGCAGTTACGAAGTGAACGCAGCACCAACCTTTAGAAATTATCCGTTTACACTAGGTGTAGCTTCAGGTGATCCTTTAGCAGACAGCGTTGTTTTATGGACAAGGTTAGCGCCAGATCCGTTAAACGGTGGTGGGATGTCCAATCAAGCTGTACCCGTAAAATGGGAGATTGCAGAAGATGATAGATTTAAGAAGGTTGTACAAAAGGGAACAGAACTAGCACGTCCAAATCTGGCGCACTCTGTACACGTTGAAGTAGATGGTCTTAAGCCAAACCACATATATTACTATCGATTTAAAAGTGGGTATGAGTATAGCCCTGTAGGAAGAACGAAGACTCTTCCTAGAAAAGGTGCGAATGTAAAAAGCATGACATTTGCATTTGCATCTTGTCAGCAGTATGAACATGGTTTCTTTACCGCATATCAGCATATGTCAGAAGAAGATTTGGATTTTGTTGTTCACTTGGGTGACTACATATATGAATACGGACCTAATGAATATGTATCACCTTCTGGCAATGTTCGAACACATAGCGGTCCTGAGATTATGACACTCGAAGACTATCGAAACAGACATGCTCAGTACCGTTCTGATGGGAATTTAAAAGCAGCTCATGCAGCATTTCCTTGGGTGGTAACGTGGGATGATCATGAAGTAGAGAATAACTATGCAAACATGATCCCTGAAAAAGGACAGTCTGTTGAGGCGTTCGTAAAACGGCGTGCTGCAGGTTATCAAGCCTATTACGAACACATGCCACTTCGTCGTTCATCATTACCACATGGGGCGGATATGTTGCTCTATCGAGATTTTACTTATGGAAACTTAGCAATGTTCAATGTTATGGATACACGACAATATCGTGATGATCAAGCGAACGGAGACGGTAGTAAACCGCCTACTCCTGAATCTCAAGATCCGAATCGAACCTTAACAGGAACTGAGCAGGAAAGCTGGTTGCTTCGTAATCTAGGAAATTCTAAAGCGCATTGGAATGTTTTAGCTCAGCAAGTATTCTTTGCACAAAGAAATTATGGTACAGCTGATGCTCCTCGCCTGAGTATGGATGCATGGGACGGTTACACGGCATCTCGTGAACGGATCACAAATTTTATACAATCAAAGAATTTAAATAATGTTGTTGTATTAACAGGTGATGTACATGCGAGCTGGGCGTGTGATCTAAAAGTGGATTACAATGATTCATCTTCCAATGTAATAGGAGCTGAATTTGTTGGAACATCCATTACATCTGGTGGGAATGGTGCTGATAAGCGTTCTGATACAGATAAAATATTAGGATTGAATCCTCATATTAAATTCTTTAACGATTATCGAGGCTATGTTCGATGTACGGTGACACCTGAAGAGTGGCGTGCTGATTATCGAGTCGTTCCGTTCGTAACGTCACCAGGTGCTGCAATATCTACACGTGCTTCATTTGTCTATCAAAAAGATCAGAATGGTATTCAGCAGGTTGGAGCAGCAGCTGTTGCAGAAGGAGTTAAGGTCTCTCGTGAAGTAGAAGAAGATCGAAACCGTGCTCATGGTATAGCGCATGAGAAGCAGATGAAGAAATCCGGGGTAAAAGCGGGTCAATAA
- a CDS encoding MFS transporter, which yields MWRNRNFLILMFGLAVSSTGLWVGIIGNLEFLQMNVESSFLQALIILAGFLVGIFLAPMAGRIIDRSNKKKILIYAGFARCAAIFFMYLAIAYNNVWWMVVYTLVIGISGTFSQPAMQTMLPLIVKKEELLDANGVNMNIFTASRIVGTALGGVMLVGMSLFSLYTVTLVSYVILLISTFFLDVEEQPKKADLSGKKDNFFRTLRELYPIIKNERKVVYGIFLLIPAYLFLSGFNLMVIEISELQDNAGIKGILYTTEGVCVFVGTFLSKKFFRDNPKLSYMFAITFIIAAAHTSLFLAEHPIMSVLSFGLFGLAAGTLFPVVTTIFQTDVPSDYHGRFFSIKGMVDNIIFQILMLLTGLFLDTIGFHKMVIGFGISSFVIAFVIYYQYKTKSGTKQKDRLAPIK from the coding sequence ATGTGGAGAAACCGGAATTTTTTAATTTTGATGTTTGGACTGGCTGTGTCCAGCACAGGTCTATGGGTAGGGATTATTGGAAACCTAGAATTTTTGCAGATGAATGTTGAATCCTCTTTTTTGCAGGCTTTAATCATTTTGGCAGGGTTTCTAGTAGGAATCTTTCTTGCGCCGATGGCCGGTCGGATCATTGATCGCAGCAATAAGAAAAAAATATTGATCTATGCAGGGTTTGCTCGATGTGCAGCTATCTTCTTTATGTATTTGGCGATTGCTTATAACAATGTTTGGTGGATGGTCGTTTATACGCTTGTTATCGGGATTTCTGGTACATTTTCTCAGCCTGCTATGCAAACGATGCTGCCGTTGATCGTAAAAAAAGAGGAACTTCTAGATGCTAATGGTGTTAACATGAACATCTTTACTGCATCTCGAATTGTAGGGACTGCACTCGGCGGAGTTATGTTGGTGGGCATGTCGTTATTTTCGTTGTATACGGTCACTCTCGTTTCATATGTAATCCTTCTTATTTCTACCTTCTTTTTAGATGTGGAAGAACAGCCTAAGAAAGCAGACTTATCAGGCAAAAAGGATAATTTTTTCAGAACGCTGAGAGAACTGTATCCCATCATAAAGAACGAACGTAAAGTTGTTTACGGCATCTTTTTATTGATTCCAGCTTATCTTTTTTTATCAGGATTTAACTTAATGGTGATTGAAATTAGTGAGTTACAAGATAATGCAGGAATTAAAGGAATTCTTTATACGACAGAAGGTGTGTGTGTATTTGTTGGAACGTTCTTATCCAAGAAATTCTTTAGAGATAATCCGAAATTAAGCTATATGTTCGCTATTACATTCATTATCGCAGCGGCGCATACATCCTTGTTTTTAGCAGAACATCCAATCATGTCGGTTCTGTCTTTCGGGTTATTTGGTCTAGCGGCTGGAACCCTGTTTCCTGTTGTGACTACCATTTTTCAAACGGATGTACCGTCTGACTATCACGGTAGGTTTTTCTCGATTAAGGGAATGGTCGATAATATAATCTTCCAAATTTTAATGCTATTAACTGGATTGTTCCTTGATACGATCGGATTCCATAAAATGGTCATCGGTTTTGGGATCTCATCATTCGTTATTGCATTTGTCATCTATTATCAATATAAAACAAAGAGTGGGACAAAACAGAAGGATAGACTGGCACCGATTAAATAG